A window from Sulfuricurvum sp. encodes these proteins:
- a CDS encoding metal-sulfur cluster assembly factor, with protein MEPVTKSEVYEAISTVIDPEVGFNLVELGLIYDAQIDENNHVKVIMTLSTQGCPLHQMMMEWVREAVERLETANGCSVEVVWEPEWNITMASDHVQQALTAGAGMW; from the coding sequence CTATCAGCACCGTAATCGATCCCGAAGTCGGATTCAACCTTGTTGAACTTGGTCTTATTTATGACGCTCAAATCGATGAGAACAATCATGTCAAAGTTATTATGACATTATCGACACAAGGGTGCCCGCTGCATCAGATGATGATGGAGTGGGTGAGAGAAGCGGTTGAACGACTCGAAACGGCCAATGGATGTAGTGTTGAAGTGGTGTGGGAACCGGAATGGAATATCACGATGGCCAGCGATCATGTCCAACAAGCCCTCACTGCTGGAGCAGGGATGTGGTAA